From Cryptomeria japonica unplaced genomic scaffold, Sugi_1.0 HiC_scaffold_214, whole genome shotgun sequence, the proteins below share one genomic window:
- the LOC131868737 gene encoding protein HOTHEAD-like: MEKLFLLISCLLMFTHQFCSEAATSNPEYPYSFMTADAQKAASRSYDYIVVGGGTAGCPLAATLSQHYSVLVLERGDSPYGIPDVEDFRGSPTTNPKVAQGFVSEDGVQLVRARVLGGGSAINGGVYSRASTEYIRKIKWDEKLVYESYEWVERLNAFQQYKLSTWNSATKDGLLQAGVLPYNGHTFDHLVGTKISGSIFDENGKRHTAADLLQYANPENIVVLLNATASRILFSLGSGKPKASGVEFRSNNDGLIYQISLNQLSINSEVILSAGSIGSTQLLLLSGIGPKRQLKEMNIPALLDSPFVGKQVQDNPSAAFTIASSKPLEDSYSQLAGILDNSQNYIESGSLVQRNNGTNTQYLGVLDIKLAFPLSRGDLWLKSVDPRDNPYVRYNYYSHSLDLQRCVKGIKVMVNLSMSSSIQEFAFTDSGNSKTLQFLGIALPKNQSNDDALAKLCKEALGTFNHYHGGCQAGLVVNERYLVKGGDNLRVVDGSIYKDSPGTNPQATTMMLGRYMGIHILQERTIS; this comes from the exons ATGGAGAAATTATTTCTTCTGATTTCATGCCTGCTGATGTTTACACATCAATTCTGTTCAGAAGCAGCAACATCTAATCCGG AGTACCCATATTCGTTTATGACAGCAGATGCTCAAAAGGCAGCTTCAAGATCATATGATTACATTGTGGTTGGAGGAGGTACAGCGGGATGTCCCCTGGCAGCAACTCTCTCACAGCACTACTCTGTTTTAGTATTGGAGAGGGGAGACTCTCCTTACGGAATTCCCGATGTGGAGGATTTCAGAGGGTCTCCCACAACTAATCCCAAAGTAGCGCAGGGGTTTGTCTCAGAAGATGGAGTGCAGTTGGTACGGGCGAGAGTTTTAGGAGGCGGATCAGCCATCAACGGTGGAGTCTACAGCAGGGCGAGCACTGAATATATTCGGAAAATAAAGTGGGATGAGAAACTTGTATATGAGTCATATGAATGGGTAGAACGGTTGAATGCCTTCCAACAATACAAGCTTTCTACTTGGAATTCTGCTACCAAGGATGGGCTTCTTCAAGCTGGAGTTCTTCCTTACAACGGCCACACTTTCGATCATTTGGTTGGCACCAAGATCAGTGGCTCAATCTTTGACGAGAATGGAAAGAGACATACAGCCGCAGATCTACTCCAGTATGCAAATCCAGAAAATATTGTAGTTCTTCTCAATGCTACTGCCAGCAGAATACTCTTCAGTTTGGGATCAG GAAAGCCAAAGGCTAGCGGAGTGGAGTTCAGAAGCAATAATGATGGTCTCATTTATCAAATTTCACTTAACCAATTGTCAATCAATAGTGAGGTGATTTTGTCAGCAGGAAGCATAGGTAGCACTCAACTTCTCCTCTTAAGCGGAATTGGTCCAAAAAGACAACTCAAAGAAATGAATATTCCTGCTCTTTTAGATTCACCTTTTGTAGGTAAACAAGTTCAAGATAATCCTAGTGCAGCCTTTACTATAGCATCCTCGAAACCACTTGAAGATTCTTATTCACAATTAGCGGGCATTTTAGACAATTCCCAAAATTACATCGAAAGTGGTAGCCTTGTCCAACGGAATAATGGTACAAATACACAATATTTAGGTGTTCTTGATATTAAGTTGGCATTTCCCTTATCAAGGGGTGATCTTTGGCTTAAAAGCGTAGACCCTCGAGATAACCCCTATGTTCGTTACAACTACTATTCACACTCTCTTGATCTACAAAGATGTGTGAAAGGTATAAAAGTAATGGTTAATCTGAGTATGTCATCTTCTATCCAAGAGTTTGCATTTACTGATAGTGGAAATTCCAAAACACTCCAATTCCTTGGAATAGCATTACCAAAGAATCAATCAAATGATGATGCCTTGGCGAAGCTTTGCAAAGAGGCACTAGGGACATTTAACCATTATCATGGAGGTTGTCAAGCTGGTTTAGTGGTTAATGAAAGATATCTGGTGAAAGGTGGTGATAATCTCAGAGTTGTGGATGGCTCAATTTATAAGGATTCCCCTGGTACCAACCCACAAGCCACAACCATGATGCTTGGaag GTATATGGGAATTCATATCCTTCAAGAACGCACAATCTCTTAA